GTTCAATATTCGAAGAGGTTTGTTGAAgaaaaactgttaaaagaaaggGGGGGAAAAAAAGAGGGTATCAGTGGTTATGGCAATTCCCGCGaatacattattaattatttgtaataatatttctaaaaACATTTCCATTCAAACATGTTCTGAAAAACAAAGCACTTTGTGTTTCAGAGTTCGTCTACAGCATATACTTACATAAAAACGATAATGCGAGACATCTGAGGGAACTGCTACGTTATAATGGCCCATGGCCttataaacatttttactgtGTTTGACCAAAACTCCTTGTGGCCACATATACTCTTCTGTCCATCTGTaggaaacagaaaaaagaaagatattacatcttacaaaaaaacaaaaaatgtattacataaaaaagccctagaaacaaagcattttgacagtttaagaagaaaattatatgtaaaaataaataaaaaattcaatgaGGTAATATTATTTAGCAAAAAcaggttaaataaaaaatctgttctAGTGACTGTGAACAAGATTTGAAATGAGGCTCTTTtcgaaatgcatttagaatcatacAGTATCTGCTATACTTGCATTTTAGCACTTAAAAGAATATTAACCAAAACCCAGCACAGACACATACTAAAACCCTAACACAACCTATATTTAAGCTATTTCTATGTCCCCAGGTCAGACGTACATGTGTTGGAGGACGTTTGAGCAGAGGGAAGGGTCCACCTTCTGCCAGCAGCCCAGATGAGCAGCAGCTTTGTGGAGCAGGTCACAGTAGCGCGGAGGTAACAGGTGCCGCATCAGAATGATAGAAGTACTGACGGACACCAGGATGAACAGCTCACACGACCAACGCTTATCTACATATTGTGTGCTCTATATACataaagaaaaattaagaaaGCGTAATATGCATGAATGTAAAGCAATTCTTCAGGTCTAAGACAAAATCTTTCGGTCTATGTCAAAATGTGCTGTGCCATGTACAACAGTGgcacacaaatgtaaaaaaaaaaaaaaaaaaaaaaaaaaaaatatgtttaataaattatttttttagactATGACTtatttgataaaaagtgacagcaaagcaatttataacattacaaaagatctctatttcaaataaatactgttcttttgaactttctattcacgaAAAAGAcctgaaaaaatgcattattgtttccataaaatatgaaacagcacaactgttaatATCGATTGATATTACAGCatataacattgataataatgagaaatgtttattgagcaccacATCAGCATGTTttcagaatgatttatgaaggatcatgtgacactgaagtctggagtaatgatgctgaaaattcatttgTTCATTGCCAAGACAggcagaaattacattttaaaatgtaaaaaaaaaacaaaaaaaaaaacgttatacttcaattataataatattttacaaaaatactaTTTGCACTatacatttgatcaaataaataaagcctcGGTGAGGATAAGACTTCTTCAAAAACAATAtcttactgaacttaaatatttgaacagtagtgcattaTAAGCAATAAATATTCTAAGAAAATATAACTGCCATATAACTGATGATTCACTGTTTTGTAGCAGTTTGCATGGAATAATATGTTTTCAAAgatacaataatttttttaatacaataaactATTACACAAACTACATCCAGAGGAATTTCAACAAAACCCATGATGCTAAAACCAAAGTTTTGCATTGAGGGCAGATAGAAAGCCATAAAAATAATATCTGGAAaaataatttgcatgtgttggtTTAAACGCCAAGAATGATTTTTGCCTACAGCCAATCTGATCTGAATTTACAGACTCATTACACATGAATCACCATTTCCTCATCAACCAAACCTGGGAGGTATTCCAGAAAGCTGGTTATGTGACATAGCCGGGTATGTTTAATGGCAAGTAAGCAGATAAACTCAGCTTTCGGATCCAAAAACAGATGTAATTCTCAGGGTACTCGTAAGGGACTGCTGTTGCACACATATAATGCAACCTTTTTTATTCTGAAaatgtatgatttatattaacaTTACAGAATAGAACATGATCAGTATGAACTTTTAAGATTCAATGTAATTGCACAAACTATGTAGTCTACAATTTCAgttggattattctgaaataaATACGTTTTTTTCTGATTTATGTTATTCTGGGCTGCCATTCCCAAAAGCATCAATGCTTTCGTATGATACTTTTGGGGAACGCAGACCTGTTTGAATGCACTGTCAGAAGTGAGTGAACACTGTTTCCGATTGGTTCTGTCTTGTACGGGTGTGCAATAAATATCGTCCGataattaatgtgcatctcgtcagtaaagccggttatctaatcagcggtaaattccatcaggtgcgtgatttcacatagagcagctgttactacacagagccgttgttaactgactagctgcgcaaataaacgctgataatgaacgtggatttgcgcagctagtcagttaacaacggctgtgtagtaacagctgctctatgtgaaatcatacacctgatggaatttaccgctgattagagaaccggctttactgacgagatgcacattaattatCGGAAGATATTTATCGCGCACCCCTACTGTCTTGCAACATTTGCGTTTTGATTAGTAGGAAAATAGTTCTATCCTACACAATTATTCACGAACACAGGTTATTCATCCAATTCAATGCATAttgcattaatttttttgttaaataaacaaaatcactggTAAATAAAACACCTTAGTGTCAATATTTTTCATATACATATTAGTATCAATCCTTTCAATACTGACATCAGTATCAATATATCAATACTTAAGGATTTATACGACCATACCCTGAGCTGAATTAACTTACTCCCAGATGCGTTTTTGGAACCAGCAAACCTCGAGTCAGAAAGGTTTGGGTTAATCAGCTGAGAGTTCAGGGTATGTGTAAGGTCATTTAACCTTGCTTTCTGGAATATCCACCTGCAGTCCACACACtatatgtgtgtttatgcacAAAAGACCACATGTCAATGCACTCACCTTGACGAACCAAACAGGTACAAATGCAACATAGTAGGCGCTGAGCATGGAGCTAACCAACACCTCCTTCATCCTCCAGTTGAAGTCCATCTTCAGGTACTCCACTTCTTTGCGGATGAGGTCAGGAGAGAGACAGCAGGCGTGGGTGGGCATGGGTTGAGCACTGTACAGCTGACTCGTGTGCTGTTTCCATGTTTCCTTCAGGACAGACAGATAGTCCCGTCCCCCACGGCCCAAAGCAGCACTGTTCACCTCTTTAGAACTCATGCTGCCTAATGGGGACATGGATCCAGCCCTCCGGAAGTCACAGCCGAGTCGGAAGAAAGGGATGTACAttccaaacctgagagagaaagatagatgaGCATGTTGAAACATTCTAATTCATataaattatctatctatctatctatctatctatctatctatctatctatctatctatctatcatgttgTAAAGTATTGTAAAGCACCTGAcctaaaaaataacataatatatatcaCAAAAGCACAATAATTCCATATTATAAGTAACTAGTCAACCATCATGACCCATCATATATGCATTATGAAAGCAGTAAAGGTGGagtcacattagcaaaattttaTGGGCAAAAAGGTCCATTATTCACAGCTCACACACAGACGTTACTTTCAAACCAACCAGCTTTCTGTTGGCCAACATAGCAAATTTGGGTGACTGATGCAAAATCTGTGTTGGAAACCTTACACCTTCACAAGAAATTCTAGATCACATGGATCTCACCCATGAAATTTCACCCACGAAATCTCACAAAGCAATGGTAAACATGACAGCACTTGAAAACATTAGATTCAATAGCAGCAGAGTTGTAGATTATTACTCACGGATAGCAGAGGAAGAGCAGGCTGAGTACGGAATACGTCTTGAAGAGATAAATAAGTGAACGACACAGACTCCATCCTGCAAGAGTCAGGACAGCAAAACGAGCTGTCACCAGGAAGACAGAGTGAGGGAAGGACAACTTCCCACTTTGTGATGCCTTTGAAGCAAAGAAAGAATGGGAAATGATTGATGCACAACATTTTTAAagctaataaaatgaaataaagagcCAGGAGATAAGGCACATTACCTCTTTTACAATGGCAGCAATTAGCCTGCGAGCCAGCACTATGATGGTGAACACCAACATATTATAATCAATGAGGTGGAAGTTCTGCAGAAACAaagacaaatgtattttttgaaaaaataaagatTGGATGCTTCTGTGTTGTTAAATTTAAGACTTATGACGTGACTTACTAGAGACGTGTGTGAAGGTGGGTGCGAGGGGGGGTACCACCACACGGTTTTGTAGATATTGACGTAATGTACAAACAGAGCTGTAAGATGGCACACAAACAGGTGCAGCTCAAACAGGACGTTCTGGTCCACAGAGAGCTCCGGAATCTTACAGTGCTTCAGTGGCACCACCGTCTGAGTGGCCAACGGAGGGCTGGACATTCCCGTCCCTGATCCATTCCTGATGACCGCACAGAGTTGAAAACAGCATGTTATTGGAAGAGGATGTTTTCATAGGAACAGAACATTCGTTTATGTGTAACATTATGCTTAAATGTGCCCCCCACCTGGTTCGTGACCTCACACCTGTCACGGGTGAGCTTGTGGAGTGGTTACCGTTGCCAACAGAACCGGACTCACTGCTCAGCGGAGAACGACAATATGTCGTTCTATTcgctcctcttcttcctccggCCATTCCAGATCTACTCTTGCCCCTCCTCTCAATTTTTTTGCACTTGTAGTTGGTTACGCTATAGATACCTGCAGGAAAACAAACAAGTAGTTCCAAACACACTACAACACTCTGTGGTTCAGTTCAGGTCTATTCAAATCCTTGTTGTTTTAGATAATTACCGGCACATCTCAAAATGACCATTTTATCGAAAGTGATGGAAAAGGCTGTCTTCCAccaatttactgtattttacacTTTGTAAGTGAGAATAATTTGTTAGACAAATTTCAGTGGGGTTTTAGACAACATCATAGTACAGAGTCAGCTTTGTTAAAGGTGCTGAATGATCTTTTGTTAGCTGTGGACTCTGCTCTTTCTCTCAGGAAATTCTGCAATTCTAGTACTCTTGgacctcagtgctgcttttgacacaaatGATCATGCCATTTCACTTGAAAGGATGAGCGATTGTGTAGGATTTCAAGGTACTGCATTGAAATGGCTTAAATCCTAAATTTGTTATAGAACATTTTTGGTGGAGGTTGggaatttttcttcttcttctgtaccATTAACTTGCGGTGTGCCTCAGGAATCAACTTTGGGCCCGCTTTTGTTTTCACTTTATTTGCTCCCTTGTTTTAATACACAAGAATTCATTGGCAAAGGTTTTTGTTTGTCAATTCCTGTTTACAAGTAATTTAATGCTTATTACAGATACATTATTCTACATCTCTTGTTTACTGTTAATCATCATCACATGTTGTTCAGAAGCTCAGAATGTTTGCAATAGCTGGTACCATACTTATCTTGCTTTTTCTGTAGTATGAATGCCACCTCTGCACAGTGTGCAAACTGTCTTAGTGGATGGAATATGTTAACAACCAACTACATTTGACCTTGGACATGATGTATTAAGCACATATCTAATAAGATTATATGATAATAGGTTTCTTAGTAATACTGTCCAAACAGATCCAGAACACTGGGTACTGAATAAATTCATATACCACGATATTATTTTAAGACACTACACTATGTTATTACAAGTAAAATCACGTTTAGTTTATTGTCATTTAGCAATATGGTGACACAAAATGTAGCTTTACCAGGTCTGCAGGACAAATTATAGCCAGAGAGGAGAAAATGTTGCAGATTCTTTTGGTGTTGGGTTTAAAGAAActtagtttgtttttaaatccttGCCAGTTCTAAAAGGATATGAATGTATGTTACCAATTCCACTCGTCTTGCACTGAATGAATTGACATTGTATGTTTGTAAACTCTTCCTCAAATGGCTCATATTGTTACTTTAAGCTACTTCCACTTGTGCCTTGGGCCTACAGTTGGTAACTTTCTTTTAAGATGCATTGGAAAGCCTTTTATGGCAGAAATTGTTAAACCAGTGAGAAGAACTTACTGTACTGTCACATGCTATGAAGGCTCAGATACCTTTTACTATGCATGAAGTTTGTATTAACATGATGATgcctaaaatttatttttaaacttactGAATCAAACCATTTTGAATTGAATCTGTCTAGATTATGTTTTGTCATGTTAGGGGTCATTGCATTGTTAGATTTATCCCCATGCATCACCACTGGTCTCATGCACAGGACATTTGACGAAGACTCGCATGCATGCAGCACTACTGGCTTGCCAATTCACGTGCCACAAACGGGTCTCACTATAGCAAGCCAAAATAATGTATGTGTTATGGttagttttttaaaaaatgtatcctgcTTGAAACGAGGAATAAGCTTTCCTGTTCGCTCTGTTGTTTTGCAGCCCTGCCTTTATTGATAACTTAGACAACTTTTTGAGGAAGCGTTGCTGTTAAAAACATTGAaagatgttgtttttttattttgaaaccaaATTACcttaaaatgcaacaaaaatgtATCGGGTCTGTTTGAATCTTAACGCCGATAGCAATAAATGCATGTTCGAATATAAGACTGCGGCCTAGCACATAACCAAATTTCAAGAAATAGCTAAAAATCTCTTACCACCTTCAACAGCGGAGTTTAGTCCGGATAAGGCGACTGTGAGAATTAGGTTGAAACGCACTCGATACTTAAATACAGTGAATTACTTGGAAGCGTAAAGGGTTTGTTGAATTTCTGACAGTAAATGCGAAGGGCTCATTCTGTTGATGTTGTACCGCAGACGCACGCACGCGCAGGGGGGAGGAGGCAAGCGTGCGTGCTTgcgtgtcctgtgtgtgtgtgtgtgtgtgagagagagagagagacatcaaaGCACACATCATGTTTTTGCTCTTCAGGCACATACATTACACAGAACCGGTTCGGAAAGGTTAATGCATTCAGTGTATAACACATTCATTGAACATATTTTATTGCATATAAAAAACAGCACGGAGTCAAGCCATAAAACAGGCTAACAGTTTTATTCCGTTTAGCTATTCCACACattgtatatttttaatacattgtaTATCATTAATACTGTCAATCATTTATTCAGACTGTAATCTATCCCCATTTATATatgcaaaacaataaacaaacctCCACAAAAGATACTCATGTGCCAGAttcttgtatttaaatatattttaaatattctcaTAACACTTGTAGATAAATTCCATTCACATACACCaatgtttggggtcaataagatgtATATATATCATCCCACAACCTTTACAAAaactctgtttcaaataaatgcatttctttttaaacatttctattgataaaaaatatatctgtTTTCAACTTTAATTAgtataagaaacatttcttatacatTTCttagcctattagaatgatttctgaaggatcatgactggagcaatggctgctgaaaattcagctttgccatcacaggaataaattacattttaaaagtgaaaacaGTTATAATTACTGGTTTtattgtatagtttttttttttgatcagataaattcagccttggtgagcataaaagactttaaAGCTATCGAAAGTTTCAATATTTGGAAGTTTTCCCCAAATATTCATGAACAAAATATTaagaatgtgatttttttttctgtcttcttattgtgtttttccttttcttcCTTTCTCTTCGTTGTTATTTATAATGCTGccgtttgtttttcatttatatataaatgaatgccTACATATTAAAAACATGTCTCTTCACCTGTACCTTTGACCTGTACCCTGTGTCTGTACAAAAGGGCGGGTGTTGTTCTTCTGAAGGATCGCTCGGCTGCCAAATCAGAGCGCAGGGTGCGCGCCGGAAGATCGCTGCTGCAGCAACAGAACAGAAGCAGCAGCACACGGGACCGAAATGGCGTAGCGCGCAGTCCACTGCTGCAGCAGCGGGGCCAGGCTCGCCGATCATCCCAGAGCCTGGCCCGTCGTCCTCCAACCGACGAGTATGATGGAGGTGACTTTTAGTTCCAGTTCGTTTGCTTCGAAACCAGCACGAGATTACCGGAGACGGTAAGTGCACGATGAGTATTGACATGTACTACAGGGGCATGTCTTTGTCTAATCTTTGCCTTGCAGTTTCGCATTCCAGCACTTGCGTCACTCGTATATGGTCATGTACTGTACAGGACTAGAGATGCACTCATTTggttatgtattaatattaattttcactGTTCTTTCAAGCACTTTGTCCTTTCCTTCCATACGTGCTCTAGAACTATTGACTGCATTGCTAAATGGGAAGCAGATCTTAATCAACCTGCTTTGTCTCATCAGAACAGTGCCCTTCATTTGTCATATCAAGAAGAGAAAGCAACAGTCCTGGAAGGAACTCATGACCAGGTAAGTCAGTTTGTGCAGCAGAAATAAGACAAGATACTCTCCTTGTAGGGCTTGGTATTGTCATTGATTTCATGAATTGCTTTGACTCAGATTAACAAGCTCTTGTTTCGATTCTGATTTCAATTCATTTGGATAAATGTCTTTTTACAACTAATGTTTGTAAACTATACAGGGAACCCTGTCATTTGGTTCATTTCCATAATATTAGAGGTTCAATGAACAAGTCCAAACTTTTTTATTCAATTGCTGTTAATTTTTAGCTATAATAAcactttaataaacattttatacaaGCATTTAAATTGCATATAGTACATGCAAGTTGTGCTGTTTCTTTCCATGCTTAATATTAAAGATAgtcagaaaaaaaagcatttattgtttttattttgtgataaaattgtacgaatttgaaagctgagacagTTTTAGACCAGTAACAGGGCTTATTGTAATTATTGGATGGCAGGTGTGCTACAAATAATGTTTAGTAAAGTTTTGTTCACGCATTAACTCAAAACAGCATAGAGTAAAAGATTGATCTTGGGTGTTAAAAACTGATATTGGTTTatcaaaataaagatttatttaaattatttgtttgctaATTAATCACTCTTTTTTCCTGAAATTAACTGTGTGATTAATCCCACCTATCATttctttaaatatacttttatattgaaataattccACAATCTTCAAAATAAGAAACAAcacagtatatttttaatatttgtttaatagcatctttttttatgactgaaggcaaGTTTCACTGATACTGATCTCTACTGTATCTATAAAATAGTTTCTGTTCTTTGatatttaaccattgactatagctattcaacattacagtataattaagAGCTAtcagttttaacatttattagactttaaaaagtaacttcagattttgtcacgctgtctggtctctgtttccctgagtttccactagtggtctcacttccccataggcacctcaccgtaggcactacaattcccacaaagccttgtcccttcatcacagtaattgcactcctgttaattgcactcaggtgtcttcacttgttagtcattatcctccctatattaaccagtccttttctgtttgtctgcatggagtcctttcattccgtcacccagtttcctcgccttctgaGTTTCCTCACATTCCGAGTTTCTAGGTtctgttcctgttcctattccttttcctgtttatttgttt
Above is a genomic segment from Carassius carassius chromosome 30, fCarCar2.1, whole genome shotgun sequence containing:
- the LOC132110553 gene encoding transmembrane protein 39B, encoding MAGGRRGANRTTYCRSPLSSESGSVGNGNHSTSSPVTGVRSRTRNGSGTGMSSPPLATQTVVPLKHCKIPELSVDQNVLFELHLFVCHLTALFVHYVNIYKTVWWYPPSHPPSHTSLNFHLIDYNMLVFTIIVLARRLIAAIVKEASQSGKLSFPHSVFLVTARFAVLTLAGWSLCRSLIYLFKTYSVLSLLFLCYPFGMYIPFFRLGCDFRRAGSMSPLGSMSSKEVNSAALGRGGRDYLSVLKETWKQHTSQLYSAQPMPTHACCLSPDLIRKEVEYLKMDFNWRMKEVLVSSMLSAYYVAFVPVWFVKSTQYVDKRWSCELFILVSVSTSIILMRHLLPPRYCDLLHKAAAHLGCWQKVDPSLCSNVLQHIWTEEYMWPQGVLVKHSKNVYKAMGHYNVAVPSDVSHYRFYFFFNKPLRILNILIILEGAMIFYQLYSLMCSEKWHQTISLALILFSNYYAFFKLLRDRIVLGKAYSYSASASNQKVS